In Primulina eburnea isolate SZY01 chromosome 3, ASM2296580v1, whole genome shotgun sequence, one DNA window encodes the following:
- the LOC140825128 gene encoding bZIP transcription factor 16-like, translating into MGNGEVDNSSKKGKEAKEPKTHLQDHSSAGSGMLAADWSGFQAYSPMPPHGFLTSSPQPHPYMWGVQQFIPPYGTPPHPYAAMYPYGHPTMAPGSYPFSPFAMPSPNGFAEGTGNSTGNVDVDSKSLEKGKLPIKRSRGSLGSLNMITGKNNEPGKTAGATVNGSHSKSSENASEGSSEGSDVNSQNDSGEKIGGQQDSAELSQNGNAAHSSQNGGLATPHPMDNVPVPAAGDVSGIPGPTTNLNIGMDYWAAAASSSPIPAIGGNTLTTPVAGGVLNTGLRDNSQSQLWMQDERDLKRQRRKQSNRESARRSRLRKQAECDELASRAEALNEENASLRAELARIRSDYEQIFAQNASLKERLGELPDQDDPRCRQDDTHSGHDS; encoded by the exons ATGGGGAATGGTGAGGTGGACAACTCCTCCAAGAAGGGGAAGGAAGCAAAGGAGCCAAAGACTCATTTACAG GATCACAGTTCGGCTGGCTCTGGCATGCTTGCTGCAGATTGGTCTGGCTTCCAG GCATATTCCCCGATGCCTCCACACGGATTCTTGACATCAAGTCCACAGCCGCACCCTTACATGTGGGGTGTCCAG CAATTCATTCCACCCTATGGAACTCCGCCTCATCCATATGCTGCGATGTACCCGTATGGGCACCCAACTATGGCTCCG GGATCATATCCATTCAGTCCTTTTGCTATGCCTTCTCCAAATGGTTTTGCTGAAGGCACT GGCAACTCGACTGGAAACGTGGATGTGGATAGCAAGTCACTTGAAAAGGGAAAACTGCCAATCAAAAGATCCAGGGGTAGTTTAGGCAGTTTAAATATGATTACAGGGAAGAACAATGAACCTGGAAAAACTGCTGGTGCGACTGTAAACGGTTCGCATTCTAAAAG TTCCGAGAATGCAAGTGAAGGTTCAAGTGAAGGAAGTGATGTTAATTCTCAAAAT GACTCCGGGGAGAAGATTGGTGGCCAGCAAGATTCAG CTGAACTCTCTCAAAATGGCAATGCTgctcacagttctcagaatggGGGACTGGCTACACCTCACCCTATGGACAACGTGCCAGTGCCAGCAGCAGGGGATGTGAGTGGTATTCCTGGTCCAACCACTAACTTAAATATTGGAATGGATTATTGGGCTGCCGCGGCATCATCATCTCCTATTCCTGCAATTGGGGGAAATACTCTTACTACTCCAGTTGCAGGAGGAGTGCTCAATACTGGATTGCGGGACAACTCCCAGTCACAGCTCTGGATGCAG GATGAAAGGGACCTCAAAAGACAGAGAAGAAAGCAGTCTAACCGGGAATCTGCTCGTCGATCCCGATTACGCAAGCAG GCAGAGTGTGATGAATTGGCAAGTCGAGCGGAAGCATTAAACGAAGAAAATGCCTCTCTCAGGGCAGAATTGGCTCGTATAAGGAGTGACTACGAGCAAATTTTTGCTCAGAATGCCTCTCTGAAG GAGAGACTTGGCGAACTCCCAGATCAAGATGATCCGAGATGCAGACAGGATGATACACATTCAGGTCATGATTCATGA